ACGGATAGTTCTCCAGGACCTGGTGCATGGCCGCTGTCATCCTTTCATTCGTCCTCTACGGTATCTGTTGTTCCAACTTCACACCCATGATATACCGAGATCGGTCCGGTTGTCATTCCCAATCCCGTGAAATATGAGAGTTGACGAAATTACGAACATTTTTATATGATGATGTTGAAAACGTTTTCATCGGGGGAAACAACATGTCAGTGACCATTAAAGATATCGCCAAACGGGCGGGGGTCTCGATCACAACCGTATCGAGAGCGCTGAACGGTTATCCCGACATCCACCCTCGCACGCGGGAGCGGGTGTTGCGCATTGCTGATGAGCTGAACTTTCGACCGAATGCAGTGGCCCGCAGTTTAGTGATGAAAAAATCCAAAACAATTGGATTGATTATTTCAGAATTGACATGTTCTCCTTCCAGTCATCATTTCATTTTCGACATTATTCGCGGTGTGCATGATCAGGCGGCATTGATGGGATACGATGTAATTCTATCTGCGACCAGTCCAAACCAACAACAGGAGATCTCTTATATGGAACTGTGCACTCGCCGTCAATTGGACGGTGTATTGTTAATGGGTGTCCGAACCGATGACCGTTACTTGCAAGAAGTGCTGGATGCTTCAGTGCCGTGCGTGCTGATCGACGTACCGCTGATTTCAAAAACATGCGGACACGTGATGGTGGACAATGTTTGCGGGGCTCGTATGGCAGTGCAGCATTTGGTGGATATCGGACACCGCCGCATCGGCATGATTAACGGTCACCGGCAGGCATACGTTAGTTTCGATCGTCTGAAGGGGTATCGCCAGGCATTGAAGGAAAACGGACTGACCTTTGATCCGGATCAGGTGTTTGATGGCAATTTTGAGGAAGACGCTGGCGTAGAGGGAGTGAATCGGTTGCTGTCTCGCTTCCCCGACATGACCGCGCTGTTTTGCGCCAGTGACATGATAGCGGTCGGAGCGCTCCGGGCACTTCAACAATGGGGAAAACGTGTGCCGGAGGATGTGGCCGTGGTCGGATACGATGACATCGATCTGGCTCGGTATATCCACCCGCCGTTGACGACCATTCACCAGCCCCGCTACCAAATGGGGAAAAAAGCAGCGGAATTATTGGTTCGCATGCTGTCTGGTGGAAAAGGAGAAGCTGTGGTATTGGAACCGCAGTTAATTGCCCGGGAAAGCACCATTAGGTGAGTCAAGATGGGAAAAGGCTTGGTTTATCCGATTGGATCAATCGGTGGGTTTGGGTGTAGTGAGTTTCAAACAAAGGGCAGGGAGGGGTAGAGGTTTCATTAGTACCGAATCCCCTTCCCCCATCAAATCGGCCGGCTCACTGACTTTTCCGGGAGGCTACCGGCTTCGCGGTTGTGAGGTAGTTGAAAGTAGTCCAAGCTTGATTAAAAGCCGTGGTTTGATCATATAACTGCCGGGTCAGTTGTTCGTACCGGTCGCTCAGCGTACTGTCAGGTCCTTGTACCGGTCGTTTTCCCTGTTGCAATTGGACGAAGTACGTTTTTTCCTGCTGAAGAAGCCGTTGGATGAGGCTGACTGCCTGAATCCGCAGTTTCAGTCTGGCATCCCATAATGTGGTCACTTTGCGTGCCCAAACGCGGGGTTCCTTCCTGTCAATATCAGCCGCCCAGCGTTTGAGTTTCGGCAACTTTTCCCATGCCCTCTGGTTGATCTTCTCCGCTTGTTGAATCAAACGAGATTGACGGTCGATTAGCTTCAGTACAGCGATGACGGTTTTGGCATTCGATTTGTTGGTTTCG
The window above is part of the Polycladomyces subterraneus genome. Proteins encoded here:
- a CDS encoding LacI family DNA-binding transcriptional regulator, which encodes MSVTIKDIAKRAGVSITTVSRALNGYPDIHPRTRERVLRIADELNFRPNAVARSLVMKKSKTIGLIISELTCSPSSHHFIFDIIRGVHDQAALMGYDVILSATSPNQQQEISYMELCTRRQLDGVLLMGVRTDDRYLQEVLDASVPCVLIDVPLISKTCGHVMVDNVCGARMAVQHLVDIGHRRIGMINGHRQAYVSFDRLKGYRQALKENGLTFDPDQVFDGNFEEDAGVEGVNRLLSRFPDMTALFCASDMIAVGALRALQQWGKRVPEDVAVVGYDDIDLARYIHPPLTTIHQPRYQMGKKAAELLVRMLSGGKGEAVVLEPQLIARESTIR